In the Pseudonocardia sediminis genome, GTCCGGCCCGCCGACGCCGACGTTCCCGCCCGGCGTCGTACCCAGCGCGACCCTGGACGACACCCGCACGAAGCTGTCGTCGATCGCGCAGGACGAGTGCGCCCGCGACGACCCGGCCACGATCTATCCGACGTGCGCCCGCTTCGTCGGGGAGGTCCAGGCCGTGCTGCCGGCGATCCGGGAGCAGGCGCCGCGGGCCACGCAGGCGGCCGACACCGTCCAGACGGGTCTGCAGCGGTTCGTCGGTGGCGGGTGCGTCAACGCCGCCAACTCCGGCCCGGCGGGGGAGCCGCAGACCTGCGGCCCCGCCCTGGGGACGCTGCAGCAGGACCTGCGTTCGCTCGTCACCGCCGTCGGGCGCTGAGCTCCTACTCGACCGTCAGCGTCCGCATCCGCGGCCAGATCTCCGACCACGGCCCGGTCCGCCCGGTGGCCAGCCACAGGCCGGCGTCGCCCTCGCCGCCGACCCGGCGCACGTCGCGGAAGAACGGGCGCAGGTCGTCGCCGGTCTTGCCGAGCGACAGGACGGTGTCGACGTCCTCGGGCGGCGGCGCGAAGTAGCCGTAGCTGCGGTTGCCGCTGTAGGCGGGCGGGAGGCCGTACTCGTCGCGGTAGGCATCGATGTACCCGGCGTAGATGTAGGACTGGCCGAACACCGCCGTCCGTTCCCGCTGCGCCGGCGGGAGCGCGTCGTAGGCGGCGGCGACCTCGGGCACGATCTTCTGCGGCACCGCGGCGGAGGCGTAGGGCACCGACACCGCCAGCGGGCCGGCCGCGACCGCCGCACTGACCACGTACGCGGGCCACGCGACCCACCGCAGACGCCGGTGCCCGGCCTCGCGACGCCGCTGCAGGCCCAGCGCACCGGCGGCGGCGAGCAGCCCGTACGAACCGTCCATGTAGTACGCCCGCCCGGCCGTGACCACGAAGAACACGTACATCACCACCGCGGCGACCCCGAGGAAGCGGTACGTCCGCAGCTCCGCGGCCATGAGCAGGCGACCGGTGCCGTAGAGACCGAGCACGGTCCCGGCGACCCCGGCGCAGACGACCAGCAACGCCGCGACACCCCAGCGCCCGCCGAACAGGTAGTCGGCCTCCGCGGCGGCGATCGCGCCCATCCGCAGCTGCGGCCAGCCGTGCACGGCCTGCCAGACCAGGGTCGGCGCGGCGATCAGCGCGGCGATCCCGGCGCCGGCGGCGAGCATCGGCCGTCGCAGCAGCTCCCGCGGGCCGAGGGCGAGCACGCACAGCGCCATCACGGCGCACAGCGCGAGCACCTGGAACTTCGTCAGCGCGGCGATCCCGACGACCACGCCCAGGACGAGCAGCAGACGGTCGTCGCGCACCCGGATCCACCGCACGAGCAGCCAGAACACCAGCAGCCACTGCACCGGCTCGAGCGTGTACGGGGTCAGCCAGTGCCCGGTGAAGGTGATCCACAGAGCGGTGGCCTGCGCCCCGGCCGTCAGCACCTGGGCGCGCCGGTCGCCGCCGAGCTCCCGGGCGATCAGCGCCGCGATGACGACGGCCGCGGCGGTGGCCAGCACCGCCGGGATCCGCAGCGCGAGGATCGAGCCCGGGGCGATCGCGTCCATCAGCGCCGCGAGCAGCGGACTGACCGGCGGGACGTCGGCGGCCCCCCAGTCGAGGTGGTCACGGCCGATGGCGAGCACCTGCAGCTCGTCGAACATGTAGCCGTCGCCCAGCACGGACGCCACGAGGTGCACGACCGCCACGGCGGCGGCGATCGACAGGACGGGCAGGCGCGCGAGGCGCGGGACGGCGCCGGTGGCGGCGTTCGGAGCGGTCCCGATGGTCGTCGTCATGATCTCCCCCAGGTCGTCTCGGACCGGCCCAGTACAGCGCGGACGGCTCGATGATCTCTGCGGGACGACGTCGGCAGCCGGGCCGACCGACGTCGGCCGCGGTGGCGACTTTCGTCGGTGTCCCCGGGAGACCTCCCGGCGAGGTCAGCCCCTCGCGCGCACCGCCTCGACGTAGGCGCCGACGGCGTCCGCCCCGGTCACGGCGTCCGCGCTGATCACCTCGTCGGCCGCGCGGCCCTGCAGCACCTGCTTGACCGGCTTCTCCAGCTTCTTGCCGGTCAGCGTGCGCGGCACCGCGGGCACCGCGGCGATCAGGTCCGGGACGTGGCGCGGGGACAGCTCGCGCCGCAGACGTCCGGCGATGCGGGAGCGCAGGTCGTCGTCGAGCTCGGTGCCCGGCGTCAGCGCGACGAACAGCAGCAGGTCACCGGACCCGCCGCCGGCGGTGTCCTCGATGTGCACAACCAGGCTGTCCGCGACCTCGGGCACGTCCTCGACGACGGAGTAGAACTCCGCGGTGCCCAGCCGCACCCCGCCCCGGTTGAGCGTCGCGTCCGACCGTCCGGTGATCACGCAGCTGCCGCGCTCGGTGAAGATCACCCAGTCGCCGTGGCGCCAGATGCCCGGGAAGAGGTCGAAGTAGGCCTCGCGGTAGCGGGAGCCGTCGGTGTCGTTCCAGAACCCGACCGGCATCGACGGCAGCGGCGCCCGCACCACCAGCTCGCCCAGCTGCCCGACGACCGGGTTCCCGGCCTCGTCGAACGCGGCCACGTCGAGCCCGAGCCCGGGCCCGGACATCTCGCCGCGGTACACCGGCCGCCACGGCCCGCCGCCGACGAACCCGCTGCACACGTCCGTGCCGCCGCTGATCGGGTTGAGCAGGACGTCCGGGCCCAGGTGCTCGTAGATCCAGTCGAAGGCCTCGGGCGGCAGCGGGGCGCCGGTCGTGCCGATCTGGCGCAGCTCCGGCCACCGCTGTGGCACCACACCCTCCTTGCGGCAGGACATGATGTAGCCGGGGCTGACGCCCATCAGCGTCGCGCCGGTCTCCGCGGCGAGCGCCCACTGGGCGTTCAGGTCGGGGTGGAGCGGGTTGCCGTCGAGCAGCACCAGCGCCGCCCCGCGCAGCAGCGCCGAGATCGTGATGTTCCACATCGCCCACGCGGTCGTGGTGAACCACAGGACGCGGTCGCCGGGGCGGGAGTCCAGGTCGAGGCCGTGCAGGCGCAGGTGTTCGAGCAGGATCCCGCCGTGCCCGTGCACGATCGCCTTCGGCAGGCCGGTCGTGCCGGAGGAAAACAGCACGTAGAGCGGGTGGTCGAACGGGACCGCGTCGAACGTCGGCGGTCCGGGCTCGGAGAGGAAGTCCGACCAGCTCAGGGCGTCGGCGACGGTGTCGGTCACCGGGTGGTCGCCGTAGTCCAGCGCGACGACGTGCCGCACGCTCGGCAGGCCCGCGGTGATCGTCGCCAGCTCCTCGCGCTGGTCGATGACCTTGTTCCCGTACCGGTAGGACGCGACCGCGACCAGCACCGACGGCTCGACCTGCCCGAGCCGGTCGACCACGCTGCGCGCGCCGAACTCCGGGGCGCACGCCGACCAGATCGCGCCCAGGCTCGCCGCGGCCAGGAAGACCACGATCGCCTCCGGCACGTGCGGCAGGTAGCCCGCGACCCGGTCCCCGCGCCCGACCCCGAGCCGCACGAGCCCGGCCCGGGCCGCTCCGACCTGCTCGCGCAGCTCGCCGAACGTCAGCTCGATCGGCTCGCGGGTCTGGGAGCGGGCGACGATCGCGACCCGGTCGGCGTCGGAGCCGGGGTCGTCGAGGCTGCCGACCATGTGCTCGGCGTAGTTCAGCGTCGACCCCGGGAACCACTGCGCGCCGGGCATCGCGGTCGAGCCGAACACCCGCTCGTAGTCGCCGCGGACTCCGAAGTGGTCCCAGATCGAGGTCCAGTACTCCTCGGGCTCGGCGACCGACCAGCGCCACATCTCGTCGAAGGAGGAGAACTCCTTGCCCTGCTCCCGCGCGAGCCACTCGCGGTAGTCGCCGATGCCGGTTCCCTCGGGTGAGCCCGCGGGACGGAGAACGGTGCCGGTCGGGGTCTGGGCGACGTCGCTCATGGACGGAGATCATGCCGGTTCGCCCCGCGACGGCGAAAGGCTCGGCGTTATGTCGGGATCGCTGTCCGGATCATCCCGGGCCGTCCGACCTGCGAGAACACCACACCGATCCGTGCCGGGGCGGTGCGGCGGAGACACCCCCGGCGGGTCCAGAATGGCGCTCGCACGACCCGGTCCGACGGTCCGGGAACGAGCGTGGAGACAGGAGTGCCGGACATGTCCCGCCCGCAGAGGAAGAGCTGGGTCTCGCTGTGTCTGGGGGTGGCGGTACTGGCCTCGATCGGGCTCGGCGTGACTGTGGCGACCGATCCGGACGCCGCCGCCGAGGCGCTCCCGGGCATGGGATCGGCGGTCGCCGCGGCCCCACCGGCCCCCGCCACGGTGACGATCTCCCCGGCGTCGGGGACCGAGATGGACCCGTCGGACCCGATCACCGTGACGACGGTCGGTGGCGTCGCCCGCGCCGTGCACGTCACGAACTCCGGGACCGGCAAGGCCGTCGCCGGCACGCTCTCCCCGGACGGGCACACCTGGACCTCCACCGGCGACCTCGGCTACGCGAGCACCTACGCGGTGTCGGTGGACACCACCGGTGACGGCGGCAGCCCCGGTCACCGGGACGGCACGGTCGACACGGTCTCGCCGACGCAGCAGGCGTACCCGTCGCTGATCCCCGCGCCGTCGTCGCCGTCGGTCGGGGTGGGGCAGCCGATCGTGGTCCGCTTCGACCACCCGGTGACCGACCGGGCGACGACGGAGAAGCACCTGCACGTGACGTCGGACAAGAAGCAGGAGGGCAGCTGGTACTGGCTCTCCGACGACGAGGTGCACTACCGCCCGCAGGTCTACTGGAAGGCCGGCAGCACGCTGACGGTGAACACCGACCTCTACGGCGTCGACCTGGGCGGGGGCACCTACGGCGCCACCGACCGGACCGAGACGGTGAAGATCCACGACGCGTGGGTGGCCAAGGCCGACGGAAAGTCCGAGCAGATGCAGCTCTTCGACAACGGCAGGCTGGTCACGACGATGAAGATCAGCCTCGGCTCGCCGGGCTTCCCGTCGCACACCGGCCCGCACGTCATCTCCGACAAGCAGCCGACGATCACGATGGACTCCTGCACCTACGGCGTCTGCGCCGGTCAGCCCGGGTACTACAAGGAGAAGGTCGACCTCGACGAGCGGATCTCCAACGACGGCGAGTTCGTGCACGCCGCGCCGTGGTCGGTCGGGCAGCAGGGCAGCTCCAACGTCTCGCACGGCTGCGTCAACCTCGCCCCGGCCGACGCGCAGTTCTTCTTCGACCACTTCGGCGTCGGGGACGTCGTGGAGATCACGAACTCGGGCGGGCCGCCGCTGCCGGTCTACGACACCTACGGCGACTGGGAGCTGCCCTGGTCGCAGTGGCAGCAGGGGTCGGCGCTGTAGAACCCGGTTTCACACCCCCCGGGGCCGGTGACACCGCGACGACACCGCGGTGAAGCCGGGCCCGGAGAACCTTCGTCCCGCAGGTGGCCACACGGGCCACCGTGACGAGACGAGGGGCCATGACCGACTCCCCACCCGCGATCCGGGTCACCGGGCTGCGGAAGTCCTACGGCGGGAAGACGGTGCTCGACGGCGTCGACCTCGACGTCGCCGCCGGCACGATCTTCGCGCTGCTCGGCCCGAACGGCGCCGGCAAGACCACCACCGTGCAGATCCTGTCCACGCTGATCGCCCGCGACGCCGGAGAGGTCGCGGTCGCCGGGCACGACCCGGACACCGAGCCGGACGGCGTGCGCGCCGCGATCGGCGTCACCGGGCAGTTCTCCGCCGTCGACGGCCTGCTCACCGGCCGCGAGAACCTGATCCTGATGGCCGACCTGCGCCACCTCGGCCGGGTCGAGGGACGCCGGCGGGCCGACGAGCTGCTGGAGCGCTTCGACCTCGTCGAGGCCGCCGGGAAGCCGGCGTCGACGTACTCCGGCGGCATGCGCCGCCGCCTGGACCTGGCGATGACGCTCGTCGGCGACCCGCGGATCATCTTCCTCGACGAGCCGACGACCGGCCTGGACCCGCGCAGCCGCCGTGCGGTGTGGGCGGCGGTCCGCGAGCTCGTCGCGGCCGGGGTCACGATCTTCCTGACGACCCAGTACCTGGAGGAGGCCGACCAGCTCGCCGACCGGGTCGCCGTCCTCGACCACGGCGTCCTGGTCGCGCAGGGGACGCCCGACGAGCTCAAGCGGCGCGCTCCCGGCGGGCACGTGCGGCTGCGGTTCGCCGATCCCGTCGACCTGGGCCGTGCGGCCGGGGCGTTCGACGCGCTACGCCGTGACGACGACGCGCTCACCCTCGACGTCCCCGGCGACGGCGGTGTCGCCTCGCTGCGCGCCCTGCTCGACCGGCTCGACTCCGCCGCGGTCGAGGTCGCGGACCTGACCGTGCACACCCCCGACCTGGACGACGTCTTCCTGGCCCTGACCGGCACCCGCACCGCGAAGGAGACCGTGTGATGAGCACCGCCGTCGTATCCGGGACCAGGGTCACCGCCCGGCGCCCGTCCCGCGCTCTGGCCGACGCGGCCACCATGACCCGGCGCAGCCTGCGCCACATCGTCCGTTACCCGTCGCTCACCGTGCTGCTGGTCGCGATGCCGGTCGTGTTCCTGCTGCTGTTCGTCTTCGTGTTCGGCGGCACCCTCGGCGCCGGGCTGCCCGGGGGAGCGGGCGGTCGCGACGCCTACCTCGCCTACCTGACCCCGGGGATCCTGCTCGTCGCCGTGACGTCCGCGGCCCAGGGCACGGCGATCACGGTCGCCACCGACATGACCGAGGGGATCGTCGCCCGGTTCCGGACGATGTCGATCTCGCGGGCGTCCGTGCTGACCGGGCACGTCGTCGGCAGCGTCGCGCAGGCCCTGCTGTGCGTCCTGGTCCCGCTCGGGGTCGCGCTGGCCATCGGCTACCGGCCCTCGGCCGGGCCGCTGGGGTGGCTCGGGGTGCTCGGGGTCGTCACGCTGCTGGCGCTGGCGCTGACGTGGCTCTCGGTCGCCCTCGGCATGGTGTCCAAGAGCGTCGAGACGGCCAGCAACCTGCCGATGTTCCTGACCCTGCTGCCGTTCCTGTCCAGCGCTTTCGTGCCCGCCGCGTCGATGCCGGCCGGTCTGCGCGTCGTCGCCGAGTACCAGCCGCTCACGCCGGTGATCGA is a window encoding:
- a CDS encoding ABC transporter permease, with product MSTAVVSGTRVTARRPSRALADAATMTRRSLRHIVRYPSLTVLLVAMPVVFLLLFVFVFGGTLGAGLPGGAGGRDAYLAYLTPGILLVAVTSAAQGTAITVATDMTEGIVARFRTMSISRASVLTGHVVGSVAQALLCVLVPLGVALAIGYRPSAGPLGWLGVLGVVTLLALALTWLSVALGMVSKSVETASNLPMFLTLLPFLSSAFVPAASMPAGLRVVAEYQPLTPVIETLRALLDGTPVDGSAGLAVAWCAVIGIGSYAWSLRLYNRDRAS
- a CDS encoding ATP-binding cassette domain-containing protein, which translates into the protein MTDSPPAIRVTGLRKSYGGKTVLDGVDLDVAAGTIFALLGPNGAGKTTTVQILSTLIARDAGEVAVAGHDPDTEPDGVRAAIGVTGQFSAVDGLLTGRENLILMADLRHLGRVEGRRRADELLERFDLVEAAGKPASTYSGGMRRRLDLAMTLVGDPRIIFLDEPTTGLDPRSRRAVWAAVRELVAAGVTIFLTTQYLEEADQLADRVAVLDHGVLVAQGTPDELKRRAPGGHVRLRFADPVDLGRAAGAFDALRRDDDALTLDVPGDGGVASLRALLDRLDSAAVEVADLTVHTPDLDDVFLALTGTRTAKETV
- a CDS encoding acetoacetate--CoA ligase, whose product is MSDVAQTPTGTVLRPAGSPEGTGIGDYREWLAREQGKEFSSFDEMWRWSVAEPEEYWTSIWDHFGVRGDYERVFGSTAMPGAQWFPGSTLNYAEHMVGSLDDPGSDADRVAIVARSQTREPIELTFGELREQVGAARAGLVRLGVGRGDRVAGYLPHVPEAIVVFLAAASLGAIWSACAPEFGARSVVDRLGQVEPSVLVAVASYRYGNKVIDQREELATITAGLPSVRHVVALDYGDHPVTDTVADALSWSDFLSEPGPPTFDAVPFDHPLYVLFSSGTTGLPKAIVHGHGGILLEHLRLHGLDLDSRPGDRVLWFTTTAWAMWNITISALLRGAALVLLDGNPLHPDLNAQWALAAETGATLMGVSPGYIMSCRKEGVVPQRWPELRQIGTTGAPLPPEAFDWIYEHLGPDVLLNPISGGTDVCSGFVGGGPWRPVYRGEMSGPGLGLDVAAFDEAGNPVVGQLGELVVRAPLPSMPVGFWNDTDGSRYREAYFDLFPGIWRHGDWVIFTERGSCVITGRSDATLNRGGVRLGTAEFYSVVEDVPEVADSLVVHIEDTAGGGSGDLLLFVALTPGTELDDDLRSRIAGRLRRELSPRHVPDLIAAVPAVPRTLTGKKLEKPVKQVLQGRAADEVISADAVTGADAVGAYVEAVRARG
- a CDS encoding L,D-transpeptidase, whose product is MSRPQRKSWVSLCLGVAVLASIGLGVTVATDPDAAAEALPGMGSAVAAAPPAPATVTISPASGTEMDPSDPITVTTVGGVARAVHVTNSGTGKAVAGTLSPDGHTWTSTGDLGYASTYAVSVDTTGDGGSPGHRDGTVDTVSPTQQAYPSLIPAPSSPSVGVGQPIVVRFDHPVTDRATTEKHLHVTSDKKQEGSWYWLSDDEVHYRPQVYWKAGSTLTVNTDLYGVDLGGGTYGATDRTETVKIHDAWVAKADGKSEQMQLFDNGRLVTTMKISLGSPGFPSHTGPHVISDKQPTITMDSCTYGVCAGQPGYYKEKVDLDERISNDGEFVHAAPWSVGQQGSSNVSHGCVNLAPADAQFFFDHFGVGDVVEITNSGGPPLPVYDTYGDWELPWSQWQQGSAL
- a CDS encoding glycosyltransferase family 39 protein codes for the protein MTTTIGTAPNAATGAVPRLARLPVLSIAAAVAVVHLVASVLGDGYMFDELQVLAIGRDHLDWGAADVPPVSPLLAALMDAIAPGSILALRIPAVLATAAAVVIAALIARELGGDRRAQVLTAGAQATALWITFTGHWLTPYTLEPVQWLLVFWLLVRWIRVRDDRLLLVLGVVVGIAALTKFQVLALCAVMALCVLALGPRELLRRPMLAAGAGIAALIAAPTLVWQAVHGWPQLRMGAIAAAEADYLFGGRWGVAALLVVCAGVAGTVLGLYGTGRLLMAAELRTYRFLGVAAVVMYVFFVVTAGRAYYMDGSYGLLAAAGALGLQRRREAGHRRLRWVAWPAYVVSAAVAAGPLAVSVPYASAAVPQKIVPEVAAAYDALPPAQRERTAVFGQSYIYAGYIDAYRDEYGLPPAYSGNRSYGYFAPPPEDVDTVLSLGKTGDDLRPFFRDVRRVGGEGDAGLWLATGRTGPWSEIWPRMRTLTVE